A region from the Paenibacillus humicola genome encodes:
- a CDS encoding amidase family protein codes for MLRTLSKFTGLLMISLSLVFTAMNAPVLTSGAYAEGAADSTVQTSVQSSAVQLSGPSSVSIGEPFNVDVTVTGATYAASAGKFTFTYDPTLFDYNHAAPGASVSMLGENDEPGKVTVVAAKTSGSLTDGGTVLTLAFTAKAAADPSGIAGSVELGLDNGGTSATPEDELAVHISGSPEGDLNGNLVIDVGDLTLLIKSFGTGSQDAGWSGVSAGDFNHNGVIDLPDLASLGKIVLYDNGQPFHLMETDIMSIQNAMAAGKLTSVQLVHMYLDRIAAYDKQGPAINSIITVNPDALSIAASLDKERKEKGPRGLLHGIPIIVKDNYDTVGMPTSAGCTCLSDNQTVSDAYMIQKLKDAGAIILAKANLSEFAINTDTNSSLGGQTKDPYDLTKNPGGSSGGTGAALASNFAVAGLGTDTGGSIRIPSSYNSVVGIRPTIGLTSRDGIIPLALSQDVGGPMARTVSDAAIMLDAISGYDPHDIATAGSVGRKPASYTQYLVKDGLKGARIGLVLDTSVTGNNPEVLSLLNKAADDMRAQGATVIGVNIPNISAILQYPSLSGYEFKFNLNDYLSDPRLVDPNKVRYHSLSDIIASGTDFLPSLANTLKTRNAVESLDTEDYKDILLFRTRTTQQSLLGLMAYNNLDAILYPSTTGPTGTSSGNANRLSPFSGFPAISLPAGFVSSGTPIGIELLGRPYDEGELIKLGYSYEQATHNRVAPSSVPALPGGE; via the coding sequence ATGCTTCGAACATTATCCAAATTTACGGGCCTGCTGATGATCAGTCTTTCCTTGGTCTTTACGGCAATGAACGCGCCCGTATTAACATCCGGCGCTTACGCCGAGGGCGCAGCGGATTCGACCGTGCAGACGTCCGTCCAATCCAGTGCGGTCCAGCTGTCCGGCCCATCTTCCGTCAGCATCGGCGAGCCGTTCAACGTTGACGTCACCGTAACCGGAGCAACCTACGCCGCAAGCGCAGGAAAATTTACGTTTACATACGATCCGACCTTGTTCGACTACAACCATGCGGCGCCCGGCGCCTCCGTCAGCATGCTCGGCGAAAACGACGAGCCCGGCAAAGTGACCGTCGTCGCGGCGAAAACGTCGGGAAGCCTGACGGACGGCGGCACCGTGCTGACGCTCGCCTTCACGGCCAAAGCGGCTGCCGATCCAAGCGGCATCGCGGGCTCCGTCGAGCTCGGGCTCGACAATGGAGGCACTTCGGCCACGCCGGAGGATGAGCTTGCGGTCCACATTTCCGGCTCTCCCGAAGGCGATCTGAACGGCAATCTCGTCATCGACGTCGGCGACCTCACCCTTTTGATTAAAAGCTTCGGAACCGGTTCGCAGGATGCCGGGTGGAGCGGCGTTTCCGCAGGCGACTTCAACCATAACGGCGTTATCGACCTGCCGGACCTCGCGTCGCTCGGAAAAATCGTCCTGTACGACAACGGCCAGCCGTTCCATCTGATGGAAACGGATATTATGTCGATTCAAAACGCAATGGCCGCCGGCAAGCTGACGTCGGTGCAGCTCGTCCACATGTATTTGGACCGGATCGCCGCCTACGACAAGCAGGGACCGGCGATCAACTCGATCATCACGGTCAATCCCGACGCGCTGTCGATCGCGGCAAGCCTCGACAAGGAGCGCAAGGAGAAAGGCCCGCGCGGCCTGCTGCACGGCATCCCGATTATCGTCAAGGATAACTACGATACGGTCGGCATGCCGACAAGCGCCGGCTGTACCTGTCTTTCGGACAACCAGACCGTCAGCGACGCTTATATGATTCAAAAGCTCAAGGATGCCGGCGCGATCATCCTGGCGAAAGCGAACCTGAGCGAATTCGCCATCAACACCGATACGAACAGCTCGCTCGGCGGCCAGACGAAGGATCCGTACGATCTGACCAAAAATCCGGGCGGCTCCAGCGGCGGTACCGGCGCGGCGCTCGCGTCCAACTTTGCCGTTGCGGGACTCGGTACCGATACGGGCGGCTCGATCCGCATCCCGTCCTCGTACAACAGCGTCGTCGGCATCCGGCCGACCATCGGCCTGACCAGCCGGGACGGCATCATTCCGCTCGCCCTTTCCCAGGACGTCGGCGGTCCGATGGCCCGGACGGTTTCGGACGCCGCCATCATGCTGGACGCGATCAGCGGCTACGATCCGCACGATATCGCGACGGCCGGCAGCGTCGGCCGCAAGCCGGCCAGCTATACGCAATATTTGGTCAAAGACGGCCTGAAAGGCGCCCGCATCGGCCTTGTGCTCGATACGTCCGTCACGGGGAACAATCCCGAAGTGCTGTCGCTGCTGAACAAAGCCGCCGACGACATGAGGGCGCAGGGCGCCACGGTTATCGGCGTGAACATCCCGAACATTTCGGCGATTTTGCAGTACCCGAGCCTCAGTGGGTACGAATTCAAGTTCAACTTGAACGACTATTTGAGCGATCCGCGACTGGTCGATCCGAATAAGGTCCGCTATCATTCGCTTTCGGACATCATCGCGTCCGGCACGGATTTCCTGCCGTCGCTGGCCAATACGTTGAAAACCCGAAATGCGGTCGAATCGCTCGATACCGAGGATTATAAAGACATCCTGCTGTTCCGGACACGCACCACCCAGCAGTCGCTGCTCGGACTGATGGCGTACAACAATCTGGACGCGATTCTGTATCCGTCGACGACAGGCCCAACGGGAACGAGCTCGGGCAATGCCAATCGGCTCAGTCCGTTCTCCGGTTTCCCGGCGATCAGCCTGCCGGCCGGATTCGTCTCCAGCGGCACCCCGATCGGCATCGAGCTGCTCGGCCGTCCTTACGATGAAGGCGAACTGATCAAGCTGGGCTATTCCTACGAGCAGGCGACGCACAACCGGGTCGCTCCGTCAAGCGTTCCGGCTCTGCCCGGAGGCGAATAA
- a CDS encoding S-layer homology domain-containing protein: protein MARTKLTLFTTIWLAIAAMLPGHPAAAAAGTPSVTLQTSKSAVNAGDEFTVTVQGNDLQDVYAYEVDLYYDPGLLSFKKGSETTSAVGFSTQAAVSQDGGTHVVFAHTKTGNTAGDSESLTLATFTFEALTNGSAELKLPAVKTVSSSLASSTIDTDSDAIVLIGPSGGSSSGSGGAPTAPVSPAAPDGVMTVGAEELKPDGSGKVTVSLAEGYTTLKLPADTAALLGNAPLYVTAGSAELEIPPGMFTQLTDQLTSGQRKDGTIALTVKTAADDTVKPGADAALASPVYTFALQWMAADGSVYELHQFNQPVTLRLRSDEDADSKLSAIYYFPDGGAPEYIGGVYEDGIFTAPITHFSAYAVMEIDKTFFDVPEGYWASPAIKELYAKRIVTGTGDTTFEPLRTVTRAEFTALLVRALGLTDKAALKFGDVPAGAWYAQDVAAAVQAGIVQGVSGAKFAPGAAISREEMVTMAMRGYEAAKGKPAEAAVPASYKDEASISSWAIAYVKEATGLGLVKGRTSAAFVPHGTANRAEAAQLIDNMIHKLNDK from the coding sequence ATGGCGCGTACAAAGCTGACGCTGTTTACGACGATCTGGCTGGCGATCGCGGCGATGCTGCCCGGTCATCCGGCGGCTGCAGCCGCCGGCACGCCCTCCGTTACCCTGCAGACCTCCAAAAGCGCCGTGAACGCCGGCGACGAATTTACGGTCACCGTACAGGGGAACGATCTGCAAGACGTTTATGCGTATGAGGTGGATCTGTATTACGATCCGGGGCTGCTCTCCTTCAAGAAGGGCAGCGAAACGACTTCGGCGGTCGGCTTCTCCACGCAGGCCGCCGTATCGCAGGACGGCGGAACGCATGTCGTCTTCGCCCACACCAAGACCGGGAATACGGCGGGAGACAGCGAATCGCTTACGTTGGCGACCTTTACGTTCGAGGCGCTGACGAACGGCAGCGCCGAATTGAAGCTCCCCGCCGTCAAGACGGTCAGCTCGTCTCTTGCGTCAAGCACGATCGACACTGATTCCGACGCGATTGTCCTCATCGGGCCGAGCGGCGGTTCCTCATCGGGCAGCGGGGGAGCTCCCACGGCGCCGGTCTCGCCGGCCGCTCCGGACGGCGTCATGACCGTCGGGGCGGAGGAGCTGAAGCCGGACGGCAGCGGCAAAGTGACCGTTTCGCTGGCGGAAGGCTACACGACGCTGAAGCTGCCGGCCGATACGGCCGCTTTGCTGGGGAATGCGCCTCTGTACGTGACCGCGGGCAGCGCCGAGCTCGAAATCCCGCCCGGCATGTTCACGCAGCTGACCGATCAGCTGACGAGCGGGCAGCGGAAGGACGGAACGATTGCGCTTACGGTCAAGACGGCCGCGGACGACACGGTCAAGCCCGGAGCGGATGCCGCCCTGGCCAGCCCGGTCTACACGTTCGCGCTGCAGTGGATGGCCGCGGACGGCTCAGTCTACGAGCTGCATCAGTTTAACCAGCCGGTGACGCTGCGGCTCCGTTCCGATGAGGACGCCGATTCGAAGCTGTCCGCAATCTACTACTTCCCGGACGGCGGAGCGCCGGAATATATCGGCGGCGTGTACGAGGACGGCATATTCACTGCCCCGATTACACACTTCAGCGCTTACGCGGTCATGGAAATCGACAAGACGTTCTTCGACGTGCCGGAAGGCTACTGGGCCTCACCCGCGATCAAGGAGCTGTACGCCAAGCGGATTGTCACCGGCACCGGCGATACGACGTTTGAACCGCTCCGCACCGTCACCCGCGCCGAATTTACCGCGCTGCTCGTACGGGCGCTTGGCTTGACGGACAAGGCGGCGCTGAAATTCGGCGATGTTCCGGCGGGCGCCTGGTACGCGCAGGATGTCGCCGCCGCCGTTCAAGCCGGCATCGTGCAGGGCGTAAGCGGCGCGAAATTCGCTCCCGGCGCCGCGATCAGCCGCGAGGAGATGGTCACAATGGCGATGCGAGGCTATGAGGCGGCGAAGGGCAAACCGGCCGAAGCCGCTGTTCCGGCCTCATACAAGGACGAGGCGTCGATCTCATCCTGGGCGATCGCATATGTGAAGGAAGCGACCGGGCTCGGGCTCGTGAAAGGCCGCACCTCGGCCGCGTTTGTTCCGCACGGGACGGCAAACCGCGCCGAAGCCGCACAGTTGATCGACAATATGATCCATAAGTTGAACGACAAGTAA
- a CDS encoding ABC-F family ATP-binding cassette domain-containing protein, which produces MISTSGVTLRYGKRALFEDVNIKFTPGNCYGLIGANGAGKSTFLKILSGEVEQTNGEVHITPGERIAVLKQNHYEYDDYRVLETVIMGHKKLYDVMKEKDAIYAKAEFTDEDGMRAGELEAEFAEMNGWEAESEAAGMLNGLGIPPELHDKQMAELSGNEKIRVLLAQALFGSPHILLLDEPTNHLDMQSIEWLENFLAGYEGTVIVVSHDRHFLNTVCTHIADIDFGKIQLYVGNYDFWYESSQLALQLMRDQNKKKEDKIKELQAFIQRFSANKSKAKQATSRKKLLDKISLDDIRPSNRKYPFINFKPEREAGKQLLLVEGLTKTIDGSTLIDNLTLTVNKGDKIALVGPNSLPKTVLMQLLVGELTPDSGTYQWGVTTAQAYFPRENSAYFDGVELNLVDWLRQYSKDQDENFIRGFLGRMLFSGDEALKKASVLSGGEKVRCMLSKMMLSGSNVLLMDEPTNHLDLESITALNNGLIDFDGTLIFTSHDHQFVQTIANRIVEITPNGVIDRMMTYDDYLESAEIKAIRERMYPPE; this is translated from the coding sequence ATGATCAGCACGAGCGGCGTGACGCTTCGCTACGGGAAGCGGGCGCTTTTTGAAGACGTGAATATTAAATTTACGCCGGGCAACTGTTACGGCCTGATCGGAGCGAACGGCGCGGGCAAATCGACGTTTCTGAAAATATTGTCCGGCGAAGTCGAGCAGACGAACGGCGAGGTGCACATTACGCCGGGCGAGCGAATCGCCGTACTCAAGCAGAACCATTACGAATACGACGATTATCGGGTGCTCGAAACGGTCATTATGGGCCACAAGAAGCTGTATGACGTGATGAAAGAGAAGGACGCGATCTACGCGAAAGCCGAGTTTACCGACGAAGACGGCATGCGCGCGGGCGAGCTCGAGGCCGAATTCGCGGAAATGAACGGCTGGGAAGCGGAATCCGAAGCGGCCGGCATGCTGAACGGCCTCGGCATTCCGCCGGAGCTGCACGACAAGCAGATGGCGGAGCTCTCCGGCAACGAGAAGATCCGCGTGCTGCTGGCGCAGGCGCTGTTCGGCTCGCCGCACATCCTGCTGCTCGACGAGCCGACCAACCATCTGGATATGCAGTCGATCGAGTGGCTGGAAAACTTTTTGGCCGGCTACGAAGGCACTGTTATCGTCGTCTCCCACGACCGTCACTTCCTGAACACGGTCTGCACGCACATCGCGGACATCGATTTCGGCAAAATCCAGCTGTACGTCGGCAACTACGATTTCTGGTACGAGTCGAGCCAGCTGGCGCTGCAGCTCATGCGCGACCAGAACAAGAAGAAGGAAGACAAAATCAAAGAGCTGCAGGCGTTCATCCAGCGCTTCAGCGCAAATAAATCGAAGGCGAAGCAGGCGACGTCCCGGAAGAAGCTGCTCGATAAAATTTCGCTGGACGACATTCGTCCGTCGAACCGCAAATATCCGTTCATCAACTTCAAGCCGGAGCGCGAGGCAGGCAAGCAGCTGCTGCTCGTCGAAGGCTTGACGAAGACGATCGACGGCAGTACCCTGATCGACAACCTGACCCTTACGGTGAACAAAGGCGACAAAATCGCCCTGGTCGGCCCGAACTCGCTGCCGAAGACGGTGTTGATGCAGCTGCTCGTCGGCGAGCTTACGCCTGACAGCGGCACGTATCAATGGGGCGTGACGACGGCGCAGGCTTATTTCCCGAGAGAGAACTCCGCTTACTTCGACGGGGTGGAGCTCAATCTGGTCGACTGGCTGCGCCAATATTCGAAGGATCAGGACGAGAATTTCATCCGCGGCTTCCTCGGCCGGATGCTGTTCTCCGGCGACGAGGCGCTCAAGAAGGCGAGCGTGCTCTCCGGCGGCGAGAAGGTGCGCTGCATGCTGTCGAAAATGATGCTGTCCGGCTCCAACGTGCTGCTGATGGACGAACCGACGAACCATCTCGACCTCGAATCGATTACGGCGCTCAACAACGGCCTTATCGACTTCGACGGCACGTTGATCTTCACTTCGCACGACCATCAATTCGTGCAGACGATCGCGAACCGGATCGTGGAAATTACGCCGAACGGCGTCATCGACCGGATGATGACATATGATGACTACCTCGAGAGCGCAGAAATCAAGGCGATCCGCGAACGGATGTATCCGCCGGAATAA
- a CDS encoding MBL fold metallo-hydrolase: MRYENLYPAATVKTFKELRKWRQERARKMKAKDYSFTIPSVPPDIAYLKGNFREPSLTWVGHSTFLLQHSGLNIVTDPVWAGQLAMQRRLSPPGIPVEAMPPVDVVLISHSHYDHLHIGSLRQLSGGKTLIVPAGLADKLRRKGFSSIIELNWWEAATIGGVRFTFVPSQHWTRRTPFDMNRSHWGGYIIESARKMTGLNGGGAGEREHAQSGERVRPAAGLSPTVYFAGDSGYFDGFRTIGERFAIDLALMPIGAYEPEWFMSPQHVTPEEALRAFLETGARWFVPMHYGSFRLADDTPREALDRLEAGRAKLGLAPERIILLPHGETWRLNG; this comes from the coding sequence ATGCGTTATGAAAATCTATATCCGGCGGCCACCGTCAAGACGTTCAAGGAATTGCGAAAATGGAGGCAGGAGCGGGCGCGGAAAATGAAAGCCAAGGACTATTCCTTCACGATTCCGTCCGTGCCGCCGGATATTGCTTATTTGAAAGGGAATTTCCGGGAGCCGTCGCTCACCTGGGTCGGGCATTCGACCTTTCTGCTGCAGCATTCCGGCCTTAATATCGTGACCGACCCGGTGTGGGCCGGGCAGCTGGCGATGCAGCGGCGGCTGTCGCCTCCGGGCATCCCGGTCGAAGCGATGCCTCCGGTGGACGTCGTGCTGATCTCGCATTCCCATTACGACCATCTGCACATAGGCTCGCTGCGGCAGCTGTCGGGCGGCAAGACGCTGATCGTACCGGCGGGTCTGGCGGATAAGCTGCGGCGCAAAGGCTTTTCCTCCATTATCGAGCTGAACTGGTGGGAGGCGGCGACGATCGGCGGCGTCCGGTTTACGTTCGTGCCTTCCCAGCATTGGACGAGGCGAACCCCATTCGACATGAACCGTTCCCATTGGGGCGGGTATATCATCGAGAGTGCCAGAAAAATGACAGGCTTAAACGGCGGCGGAGCCGGGGAGCGTGAGCATGCGCAAAGCGGGGAGCGGGTGAGACCCGCGGCGGGCCTAAGCCCCACCGTCTATTTTGCCGGTGACAGCGGGTATTTCGACGGTTTCAGAACGATCGGCGAACGATTTGCGATCGACTTGGCGCTGATGCCGATCGGGGCGTACGAGCCGGAATGGTTCATGAGCCCCCAGCACGTGACGCCGGAGGAGGCTTTGCGCGCGTTCCTCGAAACCGGGGCGCGCTGGTTCGTGCCGATGCATTACGGCTCGTTCCGGCTCGCCGACGATACGCCCCGGGAGGCGCTGGACCGCCTGGAAGCCGGCCGCGCGAAGCTGGGGCTCGCGCCGGAGCGGATCATCCTGCTGCCGCACGGCGAGACATGGCGCCTGAACGGTTGA
- a CDS encoding conserved virulence factor C family protein, which yields MKLVSIEPTPSPNTMKLNVDEKLPPGRRESYAPSEAGAASEPLRALLAIDGVRGLFRTADFIALDRKPGADWERILAEARAALQSGEGAADGGGAPRESFGEAHAFVQLYRGIPIQVRVRFGDREVREALPAKFGEAVSAAAGASMIRERKLEELGVRYGEPEDIAAELVRELDAAYPQERLDELAEAARQQPDAGAEAAPPARPAPLTAEQLAERLASPDWSVRYEALSRTAPAPEMLPLLAKASADENVSIRRLAVVYLGELRVPEALPHLFAALRDPSASVRRTAGDTLSDLGDPAATRPMIEALKDRNKLVRWRAARFLYEAGDETAVDALREACGDPEFEVSLQARIALERIERGEEAAGSVWQQITARKRE from the coding sequence ATGAAGCTTGTTTCGATCGAACCGACGCCCAGCCCGAATACGATGAAGCTGAACGTGGACGAGAAGCTCCCGCCCGGGCGGCGCGAAAGCTACGCGCCGTCCGAAGCCGGCGCGGCGTCCGAGCCGCTGCGGGCGCTGCTCGCGATCGACGGCGTGCGGGGGCTGTTCCGCACCGCCGATTTTATCGCACTCGACCGCAAGCCCGGCGCGGACTGGGAGCGCATCCTGGCGGAGGCGCGGGCCGCGCTGCAGAGCGGCGAAGGCGCCGCGGACGGCGGCGGCGCGCCGCGCGAAAGCTTCGGCGAGGCACACGCGTTCGTGCAGCTGTATCGGGGCATCCCGATCCAGGTGCGCGTCCGCTTCGGCGACCGCGAGGTGCGCGAGGCGCTGCCGGCGAAATTCGGCGAGGCCGTGAGCGCGGCGGCCGGCGCCTCGATGATTCGCGAGCGGAAGCTGGAGGAGCTCGGTGTCCGTTACGGCGAGCCGGAGGACATCGCCGCCGAGCTCGTCCGGGAGCTCGATGCCGCATACCCGCAGGAGCGGCTGGACGAGCTGGCCGAAGCGGCCAGACAGCAGCCGGATGCCGGCGCGGAAGCGGCCCCGCCGGCGCGCCCTGCGCCGCTTACGGCTGAACAGCTGGCGGAACGGCTGGCGTCGCCGGACTGGAGCGTCCGCTACGAGGCGCTTTCGCGCACGGCGCCGGCGCCGGAAATGCTGCCGCTGCTCGCCAAAGCATCGGCCGACGAGAACGTCTCCATCCGGAGACTGGCCGTCGTCTATCTCGGCGAGCTGCGCGTGCCCGAGGCGCTGCCGCACCTGTTTGCAGCGCTGCGCGACCCTTCGGCATCGGTGCGCCGCACGGCGGGCGACACGCTGTCCGATCTTGGCGATCCGGCCGCTACCCGTCCGATGATCGAGGCGCTGAAAGACCGCAACAAGCTCGTCCGCTGGCGGGCGGCGCGTTTCCTGTACGAGGCCGGCGACGAAACGGCCGTGGATGCGCTGCGCGAGGCGTGCGGCGATCCCGAGTTCGAGGTCAGCCTGCAGGCCCGCATCGCCCTCGAGCGGATCGAGCGGGGCGAGGAAGCGGCCGGCTCGGTATGGCAGCAAATCACCGCCCGCAAGCGGGAGTAG
- a CDS encoding transglutaminase domain-containing protein translates to MGAGLIRLLTKLALIGIIFAWIFGFEFKPVKAMAGDLALQALGSDLVSQLLAQRETIEVRYSGNKKELSSHFAALLRDAVSSNDYIAYIVDSYMYTVRTWGTAADIKVRVTYRESAVQTQEVDSRVGLLLKQIVKPGMSQADTVKAIHDWIVLHTAYDVTLKRYTAYDALTSGTAVCQGYALLAYRMLQQAGIESRIVEGSVDSGSHVWNLVHIGRQWYHMDVTWDDPVPDRKGNVSHAYFLRNDAEMRRDHTWSKPYPAASGLPEPTI, encoded by the coding sequence ATGGGGGCAGGGCTTATCCGCTTGCTGACCAAACTTGCGCTGATCGGCATCATTTTTGCCTGGATATTCGGATTCGAATTCAAACCGGTCAAGGCGATGGCGGGCGACCTCGCGCTGCAGGCGCTCGGGTCCGATCTCGTCAGCCAGCTGCTCGCGCAGCGGGAGACGATCGAAGTCCGTTATTCGGGGAACAAGAAGGAGCTGTCGTCCCATTTCGCGGCGCTGCTGCGCGATGCCGTTTCGTCCAATGACTATATCGCTTATATCGTCGATTCCTATATGTATACGGTCCGGACGTGGGGAACGGCCGCCGATATTAAGGTGCGCGTCACTTACCGTGAAAGTGCGGTGCAGACGCAGGAAGTCGACAGCCGAGTCGGGCTGCTGCTGAAGCAGATCGTGAAGCCGGGCATGTCGCAGGCGGATACAGTCAAGGCGATTCACGACTGGATCGTGCTTCATACGGCATACGACGTCACGCTGAAGCGGTACACGGCCTATGACGCGCTGACGTCGGGTACGGCCGTTTGCCAGGGCTATGCGCTGCTGGCGTACCGGATGCTGCAGCAGGCGGGGATCGAATCGCGCATCGTCGAGGGCTCGGTCGATTCGGGCAGCCATGTGTGGAACCTGGTCCATATCGGCCGGCAGTGGTACCATATGGATGTCACCTGGGACGACCCGGTACCGGACCGCAAAGGGAACGTCAGTCATGCCTATTTTCTGAGAAACGACGCGGAGATGCGGCGCGACCACACCTGGTCGAAACCGTATCCGGCCGCTTCAGGGTTGCCGGAGCCGACGATATAA
- a CDS encoding HAD-IIA family hydrolase, with product MLQQTEGFIIDLDGTVYKGKRLIEGAAETVARLKERGKKIVFLSNRGNISRQMCHDKLTGMGLSAAPEEIMLTSTVTAMYLRDEQPGCRVWALGEQGLRDELTAHGVELADKPEHADWLVITLHETLTYAELNMAFRAVRHGAGIIATNEDKTFPGDDGDAIDVAGMIGAIVHSTGREVDLVIGKPSARMAKAALDTLGLPPERCMVIGDSLASDITLGRRAGIQTALVLTGSVKRKDVPESGDSRPDYVWESLADLLRYL from the coding sequence ATGCTGCAGCAGACGGAAGGCTTCATTATTGATTTGGACGGCACGGTATATAAAGGAAAGCGGCTGATCGAAGGGGCGGCGGAGACGGTCGCGCGGCTGAAGGAGCGCGGCAAGAAAATCGTCTTTCTCAGCAACCGGGGCAATATTTCGCGGCAAATGTGCCACGACAAGCTGACCGGCATGGGGCTGTCCGCAGCGCCGGAGGAAATTATGCTGACCTCGACCGTGACGGCGATGTATTTGCGTGACGAGCAGCCGGGCTGCCGGGTATGGGCGCTCGGCGAGCAGGGGCTGAGAGACGAGCTGACCGCGCACGGGGTAGAGCTGGCGGACAAGCCGGAGCATGCCGACTGGCTGGTCATCACCCTGCACGAAACGCTCACTTACGCGGAGCTGAATATGGCGTTCCGGGCGGTCCGGCACGGTGCGGGGATCATCGCCACGAATGAGGACAAAACGTTTCCCGGCGACGACGGCGACGCCATCGACGTCGCGGGCATGATCGGCGCGATCGTTCATTCAACGGGACGGGAGGTCGATCTGGTCATCGGCAAGCCGTCGGCGCGCATGGCGAAGGCGGCGCTGGATACGCTCGGACTGCCGCCGGAGCGATGTATGGTGATCGGCGACAGCCTGGCCAGCGATATTACGCTCGGCCGCCGGGCCGGCATACAGACGGCTCTCGTGCTGACCGGCTCGGTCAAACGAAAGGACGTACCGGAAAGCGGCGACAGCCGGCCGGATTACGTATGGGAGTCGCTTGCGGATCTGCTGCGTTACCTGTAA
- a CDS encoding aminoglycoside 6-adenylyltransferase, which produces MRSEQEMLRLIVDFAREDERIRAVIMNGSRVNPDAPRDFFQDYDIVYIVAEVAPFVRDREWVRRFGDMMIMQTPDEMDEPSIAPEERTSFAYLMQFADGNRIDLTLFAKSALPRLGRDSLSRLLLDKDGCIEPFPEPHRGDYAVKPPSAADFANCCNEFWWVSTYIAKGLWRRELPYAKAMFEGPVRAMLIRMLEWHIGVSSDFTADSGKNVKYAEKHLAPELWRRLLRTYPDGDYEHMWASLFAMGELFRDLAADVGNRFGYAYPEEDDRKVTAHLKHVHALPRDAAVMYE; this is translated from the coding sequence ATGCGGAGCGAGCAGGAAATGCTGCGGCTTATTGTCGATTTTGCGCGGGAGGACGAGCGAATCCGCGCCGTTATCATGAACGGATCGAGGGTCAATCCGGATGCGCCGCGGGACTTTTTTCAGGATTACGATATCGTTTATATCGTGGCCGAGGTCGCTCCGTTCGTGCGTGATCGGGAGTGGGTCCGCCGCTTCGGGGACATGATGATTATGCAGACGCCGGACGAAATGGACGAGCCGTCGATTGCGCCGGAGGAACGAACGAGCTTCGCTTATTTGATGCAGTTTGCGGACGGCAACCGGATCGATCTGACGCTGTTTGCGAAAAGCGCGCTGCCTCGTCTCGGGCGGGACAGCTTAAGCCGGCTGCTGCTCGACAAGGACGGCTGTATCGAACCGTTCCCCGAGCCCCATCGCGGCGATTATGCCGTAAAACCGCCTTCTGCGGCGGATTTCGCGAACTGCTGCAACGAGTTTTGGTGGGTCAGCACCTATATCGCGAAAGGGCTGTGGCGGCGCGAGCTTCCTTATGCGAAAGCGATGTTCGAAGGACCGGTGCGGGCGATGCTGATACGGATGCTCGAATGGCATATCGGCGTGTCGTCCGATTTTACCGCGGATTCCGGCAAAAACGTCAAATATGCCGAAAAGCATCTCGCCCCGGAGCTGTGGCGGCGGCTGCTGCGCACGTATCCGGACGGAGATTACGAGCATATGTGGGCATCGCTGTTTGCGATGGGCGAGCTGTTCCGGGATCTGGCGGCCGATGTGGGGAACCGTTTCGGCTATGCGTATCCCGAGGAGGACGACCGCAAGGTGACCGCGCATTTGAAACACGTGCATGCGCTTCCGCGGGATGCCGCCGTCATGTATGAATGA
- a CDS encoding cell wall hydrolase — MYKLPALLVLFSMIAAAAVPAPDAGAAPYPYQKLGSKGQLTEELQFRLHTLGYLTGPVTDKFTAATVKALIRFQQHVGLPADGIAGPRTWKILKKLTVNKRELAMMARVIYGEARGESYEGQVAVGAVLLNRRASPQFPNTIRGVIFEPKAFTAVNDGQYWLIPDNTAFKAAKAAILGWDPTGNALFYYNPKISKSAWFRTLSATTRIGNHEFFV; from the coding sequence ATGTACAAGCTTCCTGCTCTGCTCGTTCTGTTCTCGATGATCGCTGCGGCCGCCGTTCCGGCTCCGGATGCAGGCGCCGCCCCGTACCCTTACCAGAAGCTGGGCAGCAAAGGCCAGCTGACGGAGGAGCTGCAGTTTCGGCTGCATACGCTTGGCTATTTGACCGGTCCGGTTACGGACAAATTCACGGCAGCTACCGTGAAAGCGCTGATACGGTTTCAGCAGCACGTCGGCCTTCCCGCCGACGGCATCGCCGGCCCCCGGACGTGGAAAATACTGAAAAAGCTGACCGTCAACAAACGGGAGCTCGCCATGATGGCGCGCGTCATTTACGGCGAAGCCAGAGGCGAAAGCTACGAGGGCCAGGTCGCCGTCGGAGCGGTTCTGCTGAACCGGCGCGCATCCCCGCAGTTTCCGAATACGATCCGGGGCGTCATTTTCGAGCCGAAAGCGTTTACCGCCGTCAACGACGGGCAGTACTGGCTGATTCCGGACAATACGGCGTTCAAGGCGGCCAAGGCCGCGATCCTGGGCTGGGACCCGACCGGCAATGCGCTGTTTTATTATAATCCGAAAATATCCAAATCAGCCTGGTTCCGGACGCTCAGCGCGACGACGCGCATCGGTAACCATGAATTTTTCGTTTAA